The segment TCAGTTCCTCGACGAGTAACGCCTGCAAGGCTTCGGTGCAGTCGCTGACGCCTGGTCCGTGCGCGAGAATCCGGCAGGCCGGACCCCGGCCGCCGGAGCGGCTGGCCGAGGTAGGCGCATCCTCCGTGAGCGAGGCGGGGTGCGCCGTCGCCCGGCTGCCCTGCCCGCTCCCACGGTGTCCACCGCCGCGACCCTCCGGCCGGGACGGCTGATACGTGCCGCACGGGCGTCGAAGACGTGGGCGCCGGCCGCGCCGTCGGTGACCACGACGAGGAGCGCCTGAGGTCCAGCCACTGGGCGGCGATCCGCTCGATCGTGGTATCCGGGCAGAGCCACTCGACGCCCTCGCTGCTGGCCTTGACGACGTGGGCGACGCCGCTCCTTCCAGCGTGCCCCGGGCCGGTCCGCTGGGCGAGTCGGCCCGGGGGCGGCGGGGATAGTCGCCGGACCGGTCCCTGAGGCTCCGCTCGCCGAGACGGGGTCGTACAGGGCCTGACCGCCGCCGCCGAACTGCCCGAGCTCGGTCATCAGCGCAACGCCTCTGGATCTCGTCCGCCGTCCAGGAGGTGATTCCTTGATCATCGGTAGTCGGCTGCGCGCCACGCCCGACGTCCTTTCGCACGCCAGGCGCCTGGGGGGTGTCGGATTCAGGAGGGCCCGGGCGGCGCGGGCCTGCTGCGGTTGGCAGTGGAAGAACGGTGCCGCCGCTGTGCAGTGCGCCGATTTCGAGAGCCGGCCGGCGGATGGCCTCCTCGTACAGAGCCAGAGTGCGCGCAGGTCGGTGTTCTCCTTCCGTGGCCGGCTCAGGTTGGCTTCCGTACGTACGTCGGATCCGGAGGGTTCCGTCGGCGTCGCAGGCCGGGCCGGCGCCGGGATGCGGGGCCGGAAGCGCACGTCGACCAGGGCGGCGTAGTGCCGCGGCCGGCACTTGCCGCACCATCGTGCCGCCAGCCCCGTCCCGCCACGGCGACCACACCGAAGCCCGCGCGCTGACGGATGGGATCGGCCCTGACGACGTCCTGCCCACAGGTAGAAGTCGTTGACCGTGGACACCTCCCGGTCCCAACTCGCCTTTCCGAACGAGGGCCACGCTCATCACGACGCCGCCGCCACTCGAACGCCGCTCGGTGGTCCATGGACGCGTCACGCCGGTCCCGCCTGCGTCGCGTGAACCACAGGAAGGCCACGTATGTGCGCAGGTCCCGGGCATGAGCGTGTCGGCGAACGTTCAGCCCGTCGCGCGCAGCAGATCGGGACTCGGCGCGGCGAGGTTGTCCTCGGCGAGGGCGTGCGGGCGCACTGGCAGGTGCGGTCATCGTGCTGACGTCCTTCGGGCTTCGACAACTCGAAGATCAGCCGATGGCCGTTCATCTATGCGGGCACCGACCCGATGCCGGAGCAAACCCCGGATCAGGTCGAACCCGTACACCACTTCCCTGGATGCAATCCAAGGCACTCGGGGCACGGGGCTCCGCAGACTGTTGCGGCCGCCGGCAGCCCTCGGATTCGGGGCCGGAGCAGAGGACGCCGTTGGACAACTCCCGTGTCCGTCATGAGCGTCGGGACACGCGAGCCGTCGATGGTGTTCCTCCCGACGCGGCGAGCGCCTCTCGCCCCTGCCGTCGCGTCGTCGGCCCCGCGTGATCATGCCAGGAGGATGCCGTGTGACCGGCCTGATCTCAGTTGCTGTCGGGCGTCATCGAGACCACGACCTTGCCGGCCGTGGTGCGACCCTGCTCGACGTAAGCCATCGCCTCGAGCGTCTGATCGAACGGGAAGGTGCTGTCGATGACCGGGCGGAGCTTCCCGCTGTCGTAGAGGGCGCCGAGCTCGCGCAACTGGGAGCCATTGGCCTGCATGAAGAAGAACTGGTAGCGAACGCCCAGGGCCTTCGCCTGCTTGCGGATCTTGCGACTGAGCACGTTCATGACCAGCCCCAGGAAGGAGGGAGCGCCGAGCTGCCTGGCGAACCCGGCGTCCGGCGGGCCCACGACGCTCACAGCCAGGCCGCCGGGCTTCAGCACGGTCAGCGACTTCTCCAGGTTCGCCCCGCCCACGGCGTCCAGCACCAGGTCGTAGCCGGACAGCACCTTGGAGAAGTCCTCTTTGGTGTAGTCGACGACGACGTCGGCACCCAGGCTTCGGACCAGCTTCTCGGAATCAGTGCTCGCGGTCGTCGCCACGGTGGCACCGAGGTGTTTGGCGAGCTGGATGACCGTCGATCCGAGTCCGCCGGCACCGGCGTGGACGAGCACCTTCTGACCCGGCTTCACATGGGCCTGGTCCACGAGGACCTGCCAGGCGGCCAGGGCCACCAGCGGCACCGCGGCCGCCTCCTGCGGGGTGAGCGAGACCGGCTTGGGCGCGACGTCGTCCATGTCGATCGCGATGTACTCCGCGAAGCCTCCGATCCGCAGGTCGCGCGGACGGGCGTAGACCTCGTCGCCGACTTCGAAGCCGCGCACGGCGGAACCGACCCGCGTCACGACGCCGGCCACGTCATGACCGAGCACGAACGGAGGCTTGTACTTCAACAGCTGTTTGAACTCCCCGTTGCGGACCATCTTGTCCAGCGGGTTGATGCTCGCGGCGCTCACCCTGACCAGAACATCGCGGTCACCGACGCTGGGCTCGGGTACCTCGGCGGCGCGCACGCCGTCCTTGCCGTACTTTTCGACGACGAATGCCTTCATGTCGGCCGCCTTTCCATGTGATCTTCTCGGTCGTCTGCGTGTGGTCATGACGCTACTTGTTGAGTATGGAAAAGTAAACTCAGGTCGGGTTAGAATCACCCCCATGGATGCGAGGACGGAAGCTCTTCAGGACGCCGGCATGGACACCCGACTCGACCGGGACATGTCGAACTGCTCGATCGCCCGGACCCTTGAGGTCGTGGGGGAGAAGTGGACGATCCTGATCCTGCGCGAGGTCTGGTACGGCTCGTCCCGCTTCAGTGACTTCGAACGGGTCCTGGGCTGTCCCCGCAACCTTCTCGCTGCCCGGCTCCGGATGCTTGTCGAGGAAGGGATCCTGGCCACCGAGACCTACAAGGAGCCGGGTTCGCGGAGTCGGCCGAAGTACGTGATCACACCCAAGGGCGTGGATCTGGTCCCGGCCGTGATGGGGCTCCTGCAGTGGGGCGACCGCTACCGCGCCGACCCGGAGGGCCCGGCCGTACTGACGCGACACCGCGGATGCGGTGCGCACGTCGATGCCCAGATCCGCTGCGAACGCGGCCACGCCGTGCAGGCGGAGGACATCGAGAGTGTCCCCGGCCCCGCATTTCGTCTGAGGCCCGCGGAGTGAGCTGAGCGCGGTGGCGGCAGGAGTCCGGGTGGGCTCAGTCCGCCGGGGTGCGCTCACTCCGTCTGGCTCGGGCCTGGTGGAGGCGGACTTTGGTGCGGTTGCCGCAGCGGGACATCGAGCACCAGCGGCGGTTGTGGGCGGGCGAGCGGTCCAGGAAGCGTAGGGCGCACGTGTCCGCGCCGCACACGCGTACGCGCCGGATCTCGGTCGACAGGAGCAGGTCTACGGCGTCCTGCGCGATCAGTGCCAGCGCGGTCGCGGAATCAGGTGCCATGGTCGTGGTGCCGGCGGGCTCCAAGTGGCCGCCCTTGATGGTGATTTGCGGCGCCGGCCG is part of the Streptomyces puniciscabiei genome and harbors:
- a CDS encoding NADP-dependent oxidoreductase; this encodes MKAFVVEKYGKDGVRAAEVPEPSVGDRDVLVRVSAASINPLDKMVRNGEFKQLLKYKPPFVLGHDVAGVVTRVGSAVRGFEVGDEVYARPRDLRIGGFAEYIAIDMDDVAPKPVSLTPQEAAAVPLVALAAWQVLVDQAHVKPGQKVLVHAGAGGLGSTVIQLAKHLGATVATTASTDSEKLVRSLGADVVVDYTKEDFSKVLSGYDLVLDAVGGANLEKSLTVLKPGGLAVSVVGPPDAGFARQLGAPSFLGLVMNVLSRKIRKQAKALGVRYQFFFMQANGSQLRELGALYDSGKLRPVIDSTFPFDQTLEAMAYVEQGRTTAGKVVVSMTPDSN
- a CDS encoding winged helix-turn-helix transcriptional regulator — translated: MDTRLDRDMSNCSIARTLEVVGEKWTILILREVWYGSSRFSDFERVLGCPRNLLAARLRMLVEEGILATETYKEPGSRSRPKYVITPKGVDLVPAVMGLLQWGDRYRADPEGPAVLTRHRGCGAHVDAQIRCERGHAVQAEDIESVPGPAFRLRPAE